Within the Canis aureus isolate CA01 chromosome 18, VMU_Caureus_v.1.0, whole genome shotgun sequence genome, the region tatcatttcattcatatgtggaatgtaagaaacaaaacagatgaacagagtggtaaaaagagaaagagagagaaataaagagaaacaaaacagaaataatcttaactatacagaacaaactgatggttacttcAGGGGAGGTAGGTgaagggatgggttaaatagataaTGGTGGTTGAGGAGGCCACATACAGATGAGGACAGGGTGTTGTATGTAAaagttgaatcactaaattctgcacctgacactagtattacactgtatgttaactaactggaatttaaataaaaatagaaaaaaaataagataaaacatgataaaaataatataatgattatacatgaaaaaatgatCCAACATGCAGTTATGTCtgcattttaaagtgaaatattaaCAGCTATAGATTTAATGCATATATAACTTTTCTCTAGAAAAtcacacacaatttttttaaatcttgaaatcaCATACATACAATGTAATCTCAGTTATGACTTAAGGCAGCACATTGACCCATACACTTTCTCAGGGCTCCCTTGACTTCACTATTCCTCATACTGTAGATCAGGGGGTTCAATAAAGGAGTAAAGATTGTATAGAACACTGACACTATTTTATCGTGGTTAGCTGACCTATAGGATTTGGGTCCCATGTAGGTAAAAATGCCAGCTCCATAAAAGAGTCCCACCACAGACAGAtgtgaggagcaggtggagaaagCCTTCTTGCGGGCTTCTCTAGAACGCATCTGGAGAACCACAGCAAGGATGAGACTATAGGAAATCAGGATGAGAGAAAACGGAACCAGCAGCATTAATACACAGCAGATATACATGACATACTCAAAAACAAACGTGTCAGCACAAGCCAAACGCACCAGAGTGGGGGCCTCACAGAAGAAATGATTGATCTCATGTGCATCACAGAATGGAAAACTCAGGGTGGCAGCAGCCTGCATGAGCCCATCAGCTGCCCCCAAGAACCAGGACCCCACTGTCATTCTCAGGCATAATTGCCAGCTCATGAGAATGGGGTACCTCAGTGGGTGGCAAAcagccacatagcggtcataggacaTGGCTGCTAAGAGGAAGCACTCGCCCCCTGCCaaagtaaggaagaaaaatatctgcAACCCGCAGCCAGCAGGGGAGATGGACTTCTTGCCACTCAAGTAGTCAGCTGCCATTCTGGGCACAATGGTGGAGATCAGCATCATGTCCATGAGGGAGAGTTGACTCAGTAGGAAGTACATGGGTGTGTGGAGATGGACATCCTGATGAATCAGGAGAATCATGAGGGCATTGCCCACCAGGGAGCTGAAAGCAATTGTCAGAACCATCACAAAGAGAAACAGGTGGGCTTCTGTGTAGTTAAAGAGTCCTAGGAGAATGAAATCTGAGGTGTTGTTCCAGATGTTCATGATTTCAAAAAGGAGTAACTCtgcaaatgaagaaaacattgaTAGTTTTCATCGTTTACAATGCtctatttgaattaaaattttcatgaaaaaattttGTGTGAAAATGTTGAAATCTTTTCCAAATCTTTCATCTGTGATTTCCACTGTCTTtttaacctggacatgatgttaattgtgcttttaaaaaaatggattataaACTGTTCTGTTTGCTTAATTGGCATCATGAATAAAATTTCTTGATAAGTTGAATGTAAGTTGTCAGTATGTCTTGTGGTACTTGATATAATGgtgaaaaaatattcattctatCATTTATATTTGTGCTTGCTTTTATCAGGcatagtaaatatttgtagaagcTGTATTAAATCAATGTGTTCAGAAACATAAAAGCTAGGTACATGTAAATGTTTCACATACATATctaatatacaaaaatttattttaacctaacaaaattagatattttttccttaCATTGATTAATCTGGGAAGGCATATTTACTTTCCGAAGAAGAGaagttatattttaaagtgtCAGAACTAGAAGAAATTAGTCAGTAGATAATAAcctaatttataattattagtgCATTTCATTTAACTTTATCCAGTTATAAACTGAATATAATAATTCATTTCTTAGAATATATTCCCCAAAGCAAGACTATGATACTAAATGCAACATTTCATTAACTGTATAATGGGATTTTGTATACTGATAAATATCTCCTAAAAGTCACAGATACATGCTCTTTTGGggggaaatgtgaaaataaaacttattagTACCCAATACAgagataaattcatttattctttagtcCCAAGAGAATCTAAATCTCTAAAAGCATTTTCATCCCTGATCTGCTAGTACTGAAACTGTTTTAGCATATTGAATGAATAGGATCATACTTGAAGAGATGAAGATGCTAATTCAATCTCAAAGATACATTCTAAATTAATAATGAACGGGTATGGCAGGAGTccacttcttttatttaatttgtctTCAATTTCCATATGCCTCCAATACTGAAATGTCAGTCAAGACAGAGAAAGTGCAAAAAACTCATCAATCCGTAACTCCTTTGCTTCAGCATCCTCATTGTCCTGACAGCATTCTACTTCAGGGGTTTAATTGGTTGTTTCAAAGTTAAACATTCTAAATATACACTCCCTCCTTACTACATTTCCCAAAACATTGTTATCTACACACTGTCCTATCAGTAAAACTTGCACCCTGCAAGTCTAGTAACTTTATGAACTCCCTGATTATGGATCTCTCTATTGCTTTCCTGAAACACTCAAAACCCTTCTAAGTCTTTTCTTTGACTTGGAGCTTTCTTATTTCCGTAATTCTAAATTTTCTCActcctgaaaaatgaaaaatgtaaaacttactTGAAGGCAATGTGTAATATAATTGCAGAGTGTTGGGTAGACTTACTAAAATGTTACTAAAAAGTTTACTAAAACGACTTTTGCTATCATCTTACCCATTTTAAATGCATGTCACTATAATGTCATTATTATGGTTACATTATTCTGCAATCATGGCCAGTATACAACTCCAGGACTCTTCataattaaaacagaatttcTGTATCCATTAAACAACAATCTCGTGTTTCACTCTGTCCCTGGGAACTTGCAACAACCATTCTCCTATTCTGGCTCTAAAACATTGACTACTCAAAGATCTTGAGATTAGTGGGATTCCACAGAATTTgcctttttgtgattggcttGTTTGACTTAAAATCATGTCCTCAAAGGTCATTATGTTGTAACATGTCAGAATTCCTTTCTGTTCGAAGGTGATTAATATTACTTtacatgtatataccacattttctttattaattcagtccatcaatggacatttgagttaaTATCATTCACttcaattgtatattttaaataactttaatgagtttttaaatatatattttaaatttttataatatgaacAAATAGAGCTTAATAATACACCAATTTGAGCTAATTTTTCTGCTTTACAGACATGAAGGAGAGATTAAAGACATtacaaaagttaaaattattttacatttggcAAATACTTTTTATGATACTTTTTCTTCTGCAGTTtataattttggatttatttttaattcggAAATATTAATGTTTCACTTTCAATTGAGATAGGTATGTACCTATGCATTACTTTTAGCTGAAATTGTATGTATAAAAATTCATCACATGGATCTAATGGTCTATTCAAAATGCTATTTGTTTATACTTTACTAGTAAAATCAGACATCAGTTAAATAAAATCAGTGATAGATATTATATTCTTCCccaaaataataatgttaaattATAGGTCACATTAAAATTCTTAACTATTATTTCAATATCATACAAGAGACACAATTTCACTGTTAGTTAAACTACTAGCATTTATAAATCCATCAAAGAAGATTCTGTAGGATTACTTCTAAATAACTGACTATGCATATAAAATGGATGGAAATCAGGATAAGAAGTTAACTTGCCCTATAAATAAAATACCTATAATGTCATTAAGTGGATGAGAGAAAGGTAAACACTCACTAGTATAGGAATTGCAAAATGTATTagtctgattttgttttctttctttggtgtaAAACAGCTATCATTCCTTCTATACTCATCTTTTGTATTGGTGCCTGAATTCTATgtctttatttcaagaaataaactaatatatttttcaatgattATAGATGCATATGGGTATAAATA harbors:
- the LOC144288456 gene encoding olfactory receptor 2T8-like — protein: MNIWNNTSDFILLGLFNYTEAHLFLFVMVLTIAFSSLVGNALMILLIHQDVHLHTPMYFLLSQLSLMDMMLISTIVPRMAADYLSGKKSISPAGCGLQIFFFLTLAGGECFLLAAMSYDRYVAVCHPLRYPILMSWQLCLRMTVGSWFLGAADGLMQAAATLSFPFCDAHEINHFFCEAPTLVRLACADTFVFEYVMYICCVLMLLVPFSLILISYSLILAVVLQMRSREARKKAFSTCSSHLSVVGLFYGAGIFTYMGPKSYRSANHDKIVSVFYTIFTPLLNPLIYSMRNSEVKGALRKCMGQCAALSSFHSLAIVDIAARNIGVQVSRRFIASVSLG